The Equus asinus isolate D_3611 breed Donkey chromosome 22, EquAss-T2T_v2, whole genome shotgun sequence genome has a segment encoding these proteins:
- the PCBP2 gene encoding poly(rC)-binding protein 2 isoform X37, with protein sequence MDTGVIEGGLNVTLTIRLLMHGKEVGSIIGKKGESVKKMREESGARINISEGNCPERIITLAGPTNAIFKAFAMIIDKLEEDISSSMTNSTAASRPPVTLRLVVPASQCGSLIGKGGCKIKEIRESTGAQVQVAGDMLPNSTERAITIAGIPQSIIECVKQICVVMLETLSQSPPKGVTIPYRPKPSSSPVIFAGGQAYTIQGQYAIPQPDLTKLHQLAMQQSHFPMTHGNTGFSGIESSSPEVKGYWAGLDASAQTTSHELTIPNDLIGCIIGRQGAKINEIRQMSGAQIKIANPVEGSTDRQVTITGSAASISLAQYLINVRLSSETGGMGSS encoded by the exons ATGGACACCGGTGTGATTGAAGGTGGATTAAATGTCACTCTCACCATCCGGCTACTTATGCATGGAAAG GAAGTTGGCAGTATCATCGGAAAG AAAGGAGAATCGGTTAAGAAGATGCGCGAGGAG AGTGGTGCACGTATCAACATCTCAGAAGGGAATTGTCCTGAGAGAATTATTACTTTGGCTGGACCCACTAATGCCATCTTCAAAGCCTTTGCTATGATCATTGACAAACTGGAAGAG GACATCAGCAGCTCTATGACCAATAGCACAGCTGCCAGTAGACCCCCAGTCACCCTGAGGCTGGTGGTCCCTGCTAGTCAGTGTGGCTCTCTCATTGGGAAAGGTGGTTGCAAGATCAAGGAAATACGAGAG AGTACAGGGGCTCAGGTCCAGGTGGCAGGGGATATGCTCCCCAACTCAACTGAGCGGGCCATCACTATTGCTGGCATTCCGCAATCCATCATTGAGTGTGTGAAACAGATCTGCGTGGTCATGTTGGA gactcTCTCCCAGTCCCCCCCGAAGGGCGTGACCATCCCGTACCGGCCCAAGCCGTCCAGTTCTCCAGTCATCTTTGCAGGTGGTCAG GCCTATACCATTCAAGGACAGTATGCCATTCCACAGCCAGAT TTGACCAAGCTCCACCAGTTGGCAATGCAACAGTCTCATTTTCCCATGACGCATGGCAACACCGGATTCAGTG GCATTGAATCCAGCTCTCCAGAGGTGAAAGGCTATTGGg CAGGTTTGGATGCATCTGCTCAGACTACTTCTCATGAACTCACCATTCCAAATGAT TTGATTGGCTGCATAATCGGGCGTCAGGGCGCCAAAATCAATGAGATCCGTCAGATGTCTGGGGCGCAGATCAAAATTGCGAACCCAGTGGAAGGATCTACTGATAGGCAGGTTACCATCACTGGATCTGCTGCCAGCATTAGCCTGGCTCAATATCTAATCAATGTCAG GCTTTCCTCGGAGACGGGTGGCATGGGGAGCAGCTAG
- the PCBP2 gene encoding poly(rC)-binding protein 2 isoform X22: protein MDTGVIEGGLNVTLTIRLLMHGKEVGSIIGKKGESVKKMREESGARINISEGNCPERIITLAGPTNAIFKAFAMIIDKLEEDISSSMTNSTAASRPPVTLRLVVPASQCGSLIGKGGCKIKEIRESTGAQVQVAGDMLPNSTERAITIAGIPQSIIECVKQICVVMLETLSQSPPKGVTIPYRPKPSSSPVIFAGGQDRYSTGSDSASFPHTTPSMCLNPDLEGPPLEAYTIQGQYAIPQPDLTKLHQLAMQQSHFPMTHGNTGFSGIESSSPEVKGYWAGLDASAQTTSHELTIPNDLIGCIIGRQGAKINEIRQMSGAQIKIANPVEGSTDRQVTITGSAASISLAQYLINVRLSSETGGMGSS, encoded by the exons ATGGACACCGGTGTGATTGAAGGTGGATTAAATGTCACTCTCACCATCCGGCTACTTATGCATGGAAAG GAAGTTGGCAGTATCATCGGAAAG AAAGGAGAATCGGTTAAGAAGATGCGCGAGGAG AGTGGTGCACGTATCAACATCTCAGAAGGGAATTGTCCTGAGAGAATTATTACTTTGGCTGGACCCACTAATGCCATCTTCAAAGCCTTTGCTATGATCATTGACAAACTGGAAGAG GACATCAGCAGCTCTATGACCAATAGCACAGCTGCCAGTAGACCCCCAGTCACCCTGAGGCTGGTGGTCCCTGCTAGTCAGTGTGGCTCTCTCATTGGGAAAGGTGGTTGCAAGATCAAGGAAATACGAGAG AGTACAGGGGCTCAGGTCCAGGTGGCAGGGGATATGCTCCCCAACTCAACTGAGCGGGCCATCACTATTGCTGGCATTCCGCAATCCATCATTGAGTGTGTGAAACAGATCTGCGTGGTCATGTTGGA gactcTCTCCCAGTCCCCCCCGAAGGGCGTGACCATCCCGTACCGGCCCAAGCCGTCCAGTTCTCCAGTCATCTTTGCAGGTGGTCAG GACAGGTACAGCACAGGCAGCGACAGTGCGAGCTTTCCCCACACCACCCCGTCCATGTGCCTCAACCCTGACCTGGAGGGACCACCTCTAGAG GCCTATACCATTCAAGGACAGTATGCCATTCCACAGCCAGAT TTGACCAAGCTCCACCAGTTGGCAATGCAACAGTCTCATTTTCCCATGACGCATGGCAACACCGGATTCAGTG GCATTGAATCCAGCTCTCCAGAGGTGAAAGGCTATTGGg CAGGTTTGGATGCATCTGCTCAGACTACTTCTCATGAACTCACCATTCCAAATGAT TTGATTGGCTGCATAATCGGGCGTCAGGGCGCCAAAATCAATGAGATCCGTCAGATGTCTGGGGCGCAGATCAAAATTGCGAACCCAGTGGAAGGATCTACTGATAGGCAGGTTACCATCACTGGATCTGCTGCCAGCATTAGCCTGGCTCAATATCTAATCAATGTCAG GCTTTCCTCGGAGACGGGTGGCATGGGGAGCAGCTAG
- the PCBP2 gene encoding poly(rC)-binding protein 2 isoform X14 — MDTGVIEGGLNVTLTIRLLMHGKFSPFQEVGSIIGKKGESVKKMREESGARINISEGNCPERIITLAGPTNAIFKAFAMIIDKLEEDISSSMTNSTAASRPPVTLRLVVPASQCGSLIGKGGCKIKEIRESTGAQVQVAGDMLPNSTERAITIAGIPQSIIECVKQICVVMLESPPKGVTIPYRPKPSSSPVIFAGGQAYTIQGQYAIPQPDLTKLHQLAMQQSHFPMTHGNTGFSAGLDASAQTTSHELTIPNDLIGCIIGRQGAKINEIRQMSGAQIKIANPVEGSTDRQVTITGSAASISLAQYLINVSLENAKPSSQAASVTIPDHLSINLSQPSTPSSSSSSSTTTPSLATAGTSDAPSSLPNPLPTAPCVSSLLGMKPIPLLALNVVSAAKGTGASAATTTTSAVPCVTNKLKTEKQRFSPY, encoded by the exons ATGGACACCGGTGTGATTGAAGGTGGATTAAATGTCACTCTCACCATCCGGCTACTTATGCATGGAAAG TTTTCTCCATTTCAGGAAGTTGGCAGTATCATCGGAAAG AAAGGAGAATCGGTTAAGAAGATGCGCGAGGAG AGTGGTGCACGTATCAACATCTCAGAAGGGAATTGTCCTGAGAGAATTATTACTTTGGCTGGACCCACTAATGCCATCTTCAAAGCCTTTGCTATGATCATTGACAAACTGGAAGAG GACATCAGCAGCTCTATGACCAATAGCACAGCTGCCAGTAGACCCCCAGTCACCCTGAGGCTGGTGGTCCCTGCTAGTCAGTGTGGCTCTCTCATTGGGAAAGGTGGTTGCAAGATCAAGGAAATACGAGAG AGTACAGGGGCTCAGGTCCAGGTGGCAGGGGATATGCTCCCCAACTCAACTGAGCGGGCCATCACTATTGCTGGCATTCCGCAATCCATCATTGAGTGTGTGAAACAGATCTGCGTGGTCATGTTGGAG TCCCCCCCGAAGGGCGTGACCATCCCGTACCGGCCCAAGCCGTCCAGTTCTCCAGTCATCTTTGCAGGTGGTCAG GCCTATACCATTCAAGGACAGTATGCCATTCCACAGCCAGAT TTGACCAAGCTCCACCAGTTGGCAATGCAACAGTCTCATTTTCCCATGACGCATGGCAACACCGGATTCAGTG CAGGTTTGGATGCATCTGCTCAGACTACTTCTCATGAACTCACCATTCCAAATGAT TTGATTGGCTGCATAATCGGGCGTCAGGGCGCCAAAATCAATGAGATCCGTCAGATGTCTGGGGCGCAGATCAAAATTGCGAACCCAGTGGAAGGATCTACTGATAGGCAGGTTACCATCACTGGATCTGCTGCCAGCATTAGCCTGGCTCAATATCTAATCAATGTCAG TTTAGAAAACGCTAAACCCTCCTCCCAGGCAGCCTCCGTCACGATCCCTGATCACCTCAGCATCAACCTCTCTCAACCCTCcaccccttcttcttcttcttcctcctccaccaccaccccctcGCTCGCCACAGCGGGGACCTCCGACGCACCCTCCAGCCTCCCCAACCCTCTTCCGACCGCCCCTTGTGTCTCCAGTCTGCTTGGcatgaaacccatccctctcctGGCTCTAAATGTTGTGTCTGCTGCTAAGGGTACCGGGGCTTcagctgccaccaccaccacctctgctgTGCCATGTGTAACTAACAAACTGAAAACCGAGAAACAGAGATTCTCCCCCTACTGA
- the PCBP2 gene encoding poly(rC)-binding protein 2 isoform X11 — MDTGVIEGGLNVTLTIRLLMHGKFSPFQEVGSIIGKKGESVKKMREESGARINISEGNCPERIITLAGPTNAIFKAFAMIIDKLEEDISSSMTNSTAASRPPVTLRLVVPASQCGSLIGKGGCKIKEIRESTGAQVQVAGDMLPNSTERAITIAGIPQSIIECVKQICVVMLESPPKGVTIPYRPKPSSSPVIFAGGQAYTIQGQYAIPQPDLTKLHQLAMQQSHFPMTHGNTGFSGIESSSPEVKGYWAGLDASAQTTSHELTIPNDLIGCIIGRQGAKINEIRQMSGAQIKIANPVEGSTDRQVTITGSAASISLAQYLINVSLENAKPSSQAASVTIPDHLSINLSQPSTPSSSSSSSTTTPSLATAGTSDAPSSLPNPLPTAPCVSSLLGMKPIPLLALNVVSAAKGTGASAATTTTSAVPCVTNKLKTEKQRFSPY; from the exons ATGGACACCGGTGTGATTGAAGGTGGATTAAATGTCACTCTCACCATCCGGCTACTTATGCATGGAAAG TTTTCTCCATTTCAGGAAGTTGGCAGTATCATCGGAAAG AAAGGAGAATCGGTTAAGAAGATGCGCGAGGAG AGTGGTGCACGTATCAACATCTCAGAAGGGAATTGTCCTGAGAGAATTATTACTTTGGCTGGACCCACTAATGCCATCTTCAAAGCCTTTGCTATGATCATTGACAAACTGGAAGAG GACATCAGCAGCTCTATGACCAATAGCACAGCTGCCAGTAGACCCCCAGTCACCCTGAGGCTGGTGGTCCCTGCTAGTCAGTGTGGCTCTCTCATTGGGAAAGGTGGTTGCAAGATCAAGGAAATACGAGAG AGTACAGGGGCTCAGGTCCAGGTGGCAGGGGATATGCTCCCCAACTCAACTGAGCGGGCCATCACTATTGCTGGCATTCCGCAATCCATCATTGAGTGTGTGAAACAGATCTGCGTGGTCATGTTGGAG TCCCCCCCGAAGGGCGTGACCATCCCGTACCGGCCCAAGCCGTCCAGTTCTCCAGTCATCTTTGCAGGTGGTCAG GCCTATACCATTCAAGGACAGTATGCCATTCCACAGCCAGAT TTGACCAAGCTCCACCAGTTGGCAATGCAACAGTCTCATTTTCCCATGACGCATGGCAACACCGGATTCAGTG GCATTGAATCCAGCTCTCCAGAGGTGAAAGGCTATTGGg CAGGTTTGGATGCATCTGCTCAGACTACTTCTCATGAACTCACCATTCCAAATGAT TTGATTGGCTGCATAATCGGGCGTCAGGGCGCCAAAATCAATGAGATCCGTCAGATGTCTGGGGCGCAGATCAAAATTGCGAACCCAGTGGAAGGATCTACTGATAGGCAGGTTACCATCACTGGATCTGCTGCCAGCATTAGCCTGGCTCAATATCTAATCAATGTCAG TTTAGAAAACGCTAAACCCTCCTCCCAGGCAGCCTCCGTCACGATCCCTGATCACCTCAGCATCAACCTCTCTCAACCCTCcaccccttcttcttcttcttcctcctccaccaccaccccctcGCTCGCCACAGCGGGGACCTCCGACGCACCCTCCAGCCTCCCCAACCCTCTTCCGACCGCCCCTTGTGTCTCCAGTCTGCTTGGcatgaaacccatccctctcctGGCTCTAAATGTTGTGTCTGCTGCTAAGGGTACCGGGGCTTcagctgccaccaccaccacctctgctgTGCCATGTGTAACTAACAAACTGAAAACCGAGAAACAGAGATTCTCCCCCTACTGA
- the PCBP2 gene encoding poly(rC)-binding protein 2 isoform X3 — MDTGVIEGGLNVTLTIRLLMHGKFSPFQEVGSIIGKKGESVKKMREESGARINISEGNCPERIITLAGPTNAIFKAFAMIIDKLEEDISSSMTNSTAASRPPVTLRLVVPASQCGSLIGKGGCKIKEIRESTGAQVQVAGDMLPNSTERAITIAGIPQSIIECVKQICVVMLESPPKGVTIPYRPKPSSSPVIFAGGQDRYSTGSDSASFPHTTPSMCLNPDLEGPPLEAYTIQGQYAIPQPDLTKLHQLAMQQSHFPMTHGNTGFSGIESSSPEVKGYWAGLDASAQTTSHELTIPNDLIGCIIGRQGAKINEIRQMSGAQIKIANPVEGSTDRQVTITGSAASISLAQYLINVSLENAKPSSQAASVTIPDHLSINLSQPSTPSSSSSSSTTTPSLATAGTSDAPSSLPNPLPTAPCVSSLLGMKPIPLLALNVVSAAKGTGASAATTTTSAVPCVTNKLKTEKQRFSPY; from the exons ATGGACACCGGTGTGATTGAAGGTGGATTAAATGTCACTCTCACCATCCGGCTACTTATGCATGGAAAG TTTTCTCCATTTCAGGAAGTTGGCAGTATCATCGGAAAG AAAGGAGAATCGGTTAAGAAGATGCGCGAGGAG AGTGGTGCACGTATCAACATCTCAGAAGGGAATTGTCCTGAGAGAATTATTACTTTGGCTGGACCCACTAATGCCATCTTCAAAGCCTTTGCTATGATCATTGACAAACTGGAAGAG GACATCAGCAGCTCTATGACCAATAGCACAGCTGCCAGTAGACCCCCAGTCACCCTGAGGCTGGTGGTCCCTGCTAGTCAGTGTGGCTCTCTCATTGGGAAAGGTGGTTGCAAGATCAAGGAAATACGAGAG AGTACAGGGGCTCAGGTCCAGGTGGCAGGGGATATGCTCCCCAACTCAACTGAGCGGGCCATCACTATTGCTGGCATTCCGCAATCCATCATTGAGTGTGTGAAACAGATCTGCGTGGTCATGTTGGAG TCCCCCCCGAAGGGCGTGACCATCCCGTACCGGCCCAAGCCGTCCAGTTCTCCAGTCATCTTTGCAGGTGGTCAG GACAGGTACAGCACAGGCAGCGACAGTGCGAGCTTTCCCCACACCACCCCGTCCATGTGCCTCAACCCTGACCTGGAGGGACCACCTCTAGAG GCCTATACCATTCAAGGACAGTATGCCATTCCACAGCCAGAT TTGACCAAGCTCCACCAGTTGGCAATGCAACAGTCTCATTTTCCCATGACGCATGGCAACACCGGATTCAGTG GCATTGAATCCAGCTCTCCAGAGGTGAAAGGCTATTGGg CAGGTTTGGATGCATCTGCTCAGACTACTTCTCATGAACTCACCATTCCAAATGAT TTGATTGGCTGCATAATCGGGCGTCAGGGCGCCAAAATCAATGAGATCCGTCAGATGTCTGGGGCGCAGATCAAAATTGCGAACCCAGTGGAAGGATCTACTGATAGGCAGGTTACCATCACTGGATCTGCTGCCAGCATTAGCCTGGCTCAATATCTAATCAATGTCAG TTTAGAAAACGCTAAACCCTCCTCCCAGGCAGCCTCCGTCACGATCCCTGATCACCTCAGCATCAACCTCTCTCAACCCTCcaccccttcttcttcttcttcctcctccaccaccaccccctcGCTCGCCACAGCGGGGACCTCCGACGCACCCTCCAGCCTCCCCAACCCTCTTCCGACCGCCCCTTGTGTCTCCAGTCTGCTTGGcatgaaacccatccctctcctGGCTCTAAATGTTGTGTCTGCTGCTAAGGGTACCGGGGCTTcagctgccaccaccaccacctctgctgTGCCATGTGTAACTAACAAACTGAAAACCGAGAAACAGAGATTCTCCCCCTACTGA
- the PCBP2 gene encoding poly(rC)-binding protein 2 isoform X15, with amino-acid sequence MDTGVIEGGLNVTLTIRLLMHGKFSPFQEVGSIIGKKGESVKKMREESGARINISEGNCPERIITLAGPTNAIFKAFAMIIDKLEEDISSSMTNSTAASRPPVTLRLVVPASQCGSLIGKGGCKIKEIRESTGAQVQVAGDMLPNSTERAITIAGIPQSIIECVKQICVVMLESPPKGVTIPYRPKPSSSPVIFAGGQLTKLHQLAMQQSHFPMTHGNTGFSGIESSSPEVKGYWAGLDASAQTTSHELTIPNDLIGCIIGRQGAKINEIRQMSGAQIKIANPVEGSTDRQVTITGSAASISLAQYLINVSLENAKPSSQAASVTIPDHLSINLSQPSTPSSSSSSSTTTPSLATAGTSDAPSSLPNPLPTAPCVSSLLGMKPIPLLALNVVSAAKGTGASAATTTTSAVPCVTNKLKTEKQRFSPY; translated from the exons ATGGACACCGGTGTGATTGAAGGTGGATTAAATGTCACTCTCACCATCCGGCTACTTATGCATGGAAAG TTTTCTCCATTTCAGGAAGTTGGCAGTATCATCGGAAAG AAAGGAGAATCGGTTAAGAAGATGCGCGAGGAG AGTGGTGCACGTATCAACATCTCAGAAGGGAATTGTCCTGAGAGAATTATTACTTTGGCTGGACCCACTAATGCCATCTTCAAAGCCTTTGCTATGATCATTGACAAACTGGAAGAG GACATCAGCAGCTCTATGACCAATAGCACAGCTGCCAGTAGACCCCCAGTCACCCTGAGGCTGGTGGTCCCTGCTAGTCAGTGTGGCTCTCTCATTGGGAAAGGTGGTTGCAAGATCAAGGAAATACGAGAG AGTACAGGGGCTCAGGTCCAGGTGGCAGGGGATATGCTCCCCAACTCAACTGAGCGGGCCATCACTATTGCTGGCATTCCGCAATCCATCATTGAGTGTGTGAAACAGATCTGCGTGGTCATGTTGGAG TCCCCCCCGAAGGGCGTGACCATCCCGTACCGGCCCAAGCCGTCCAGTTCTCCAGTCATCTTTGCAGGTGGTCAG TTGACCAAGCTCCACCAGTTGGCAATGCAACAGTCTCATTTTCCCATGACGCATGGCAACACCGGATTCAGTG GCATTGAATCCAGCTCTCCAGAGGTGAAAGGCTATTGGg CAGGTTTGGATGCATCTGCTCAGACTACTTCTCATGAACTCACCATTCCAAATGAT TTGATTGGCTGCATAATCGGGCGTCAGGGCGCCAAAATCAATGAGATCCGTCAGATGTCTGGGGCGCAGATCAAAATTGCGAACCCAGTGGAAGGATCTACTGATAGGCAGGTTACCATCACTGGATCTGCTGCCAGCATTAGCCTGGCTCAATATCTAATCAATGTCAG TTTAGAAAACGCTAAACCCTCCTCCCAGGCAGCCTCCGTCACGATCCCTGATCACCTCAGCATCAACCTCTCTCAACCCTCcaccccttcttcttcttcttcctcctccaccaccaccccctcGCTCGCCACAGCGGGGACCTCCGACGCACCCTCCAGCCTCCCCAACCCTCTTCCGACCGCCCCTTGTGTCTCCAGTCTGCTTGGcatgaaacccatccctctcctGGCTCTAAATGTTGTGTCTGCTGCTAAGGGTACCGGGGCTTcagctgccaccaccaccacctctgctgTGCCATGTGTAACTAACAAACTGAAAACCGAGAAACAGAGATTCTCCCCCTACTGA
- the PCBP2 gene encoding poly(rC)-binding protein 2 isoform X45: MDTGVIEGGLNVTLTIRLLMHGKEVGSIIGKKGESVKKMREESGARINISEGNCPERIITLAGPTNAIFKAFAMIIDKLEEDISSSMTNSTAASRPPVTLRLVVPASQCGSLIGKGGCKIKEIRESTGAQVQVAGDMLPNSTERAITIAGIPQSIIECVKQICVVMLESPPKGVTIPYRPKPSSSPVIFAGGQLTKLHQLAMQQSHFPMTHGNTGFSGIESSSPEVKGYWGLDASAQTTSHELTIPNDLIGCIIGRQGAKINEIRQMSGAQIKIANPVEGSTDRQVTITGSAASISLAQYLINVRLSSETGGMGSS; this comes from the exons ATGGACACCGGTGTGATTGAAGGTGGATTAAATGTCACTCTCACCATCCGGCTACTTATGCATGGAAAG GAAGTTGGCAGTATCATCGGAAAG AAAGGAGAATCGGTTAAGAAGATGCGCGAGGAG AGTGGTGCACGTATCAACATCTCAGAAGGGAATTGTCCTGAGAGAATTATTACTTTGGCTGGACCCACTAATGCCATCTTCAAAGCCTTTGCTATGATCATTGACAAACTGGAAGAG GACATCAGCAGCTCTATGACCAATAGCACAGCTGCCAGTAGACCCCCAGTCACCCTGAGGCTGGTGGTCCCTGCTAGTCAGTGTGGCTCTCTCATTGGGAAAGGTGGTTGCAAGATCAAGGAAATACGAGAG AGTACAGGGGCTCAGGTCCAGGTGGCAGGGGATATGCTCCCCAACTCAACTGAGCGGGCCATCACTATTGCTGGCATTCCGCAATCCATCATTGAGTGTGTGAAACAGATCTGCGTGGTCATGTTGGAG TCCCCCCCGAAGGGCGTGACCATCCCGTACCGGCCCAAGCCGTCCAGTTCTCCAGTCATCTTTGCAGGTGGTCAG TTGACCAAGCTCCACCAGTTGGCAATGCAACAGTCTCATTTTCCCATGACGCATGGCAACACCGGATTCAGTG GCATTGAATCCAGCTCTCCAGAGGTGAAAGGCTATTGGg GTTTGGATGCATCTGCTCAGACTACTTCTCATGAACTCACCATTCCAAATGAT TTGATTGGCTGCATAATCGGGCGTCAGGGCGCCAAAATCAATGAGATCCGTCAGATGTCTGGGGCGCAGATCAAAATTGCGAACCCAGTGGAAGGATCTACTGATAGGCAGGTTACCATCACTGGATCTGCTGCCAGCATTAGCCTGGCTCAATATCTAATCAATGTCAG GCTTTCCTCGGAGACGGGTGGCATGGGGAGCAGCTAG
- the PCBP2 gene encoding poly(rC)-binding protein 2 isoform X32, with product MDTGVIEGGLNVTLTIRLLMHGKEVGSIIGKKGESVKKMREESGARINISEGNCPERIITLAGPTNAIFKAFAMIIDKLEEDISSSMTNSTAASRPPVTLRLVVPASQCGSLIGKGGCKIKEIRESTGAQVQVAGDMLPNSTERAITIAGIPQSIIECVKQICVVMLETLSQSPPKGVTIPYRPKPSSSPVIFAGGQDRYSTGSDSASFPHTTPSMCLNPDLEGPPLEAYTIQGQYAIPQPDLTKLHQLAMQQSHFPMTHGNTGFSAGLDASAQTTSHELTIPNDLIGCIIGRQGAKINEIRQMSGAQIKIANPVEGSTDRQVTITGSAASISLAQYLINVRLSSETGGMGSS from the exons ATGGACACCGGTGTGATTGAAGGTGGATTAAATGTCACTCTCACCATCCGGCTACTTATGCATGGAAAG GAAGTTGGCAGTATCATCGGAAAG AAAGGAGAATCGGTTAAGAAGATGCGCGAGGAG AGTGGTGCACGTATCAACATCTCAGAAGGGAATTGTCCTGAGAGAATTATTACTTTGGCTGGACCCACTAATGCCATCTTCAAAGCCTTTGCTATGATCATTGACAAACTGGAAGAG GACATCAGCAGCTCTATGACCAATAGCACAGCTGCCAGTAGACCCCCAGTCACCCTGAGGCTGGTGGTCCCTGCTAGTCAGTGTGGCTCTCTCATTGGGAAAGGTGGTTGCAAGATCAAGGAAATACGAGAG AGTACAGGGGCTCAGGTCCAGGTGGCAGGGGATATGCTCCCCAACTCAACTGAGCGGGCCATCACTATTGCTGGCATTCCGCAATCCATCATTGAGTGTGTGAAACAGATCTGCGTGGTCATGTTGGA gactcTCTCCCAGTCCCCCCCGAAGGGCGTGACCATCCCGTACCGGCCCAAGCCGTCCAGTTCTCCAGTCATCTTTGCAGGTGGTCAG GACAGGTACAGCACAGGCAGCGACAGTGCGAGCTTTCCCCACACCACCCCGTCCATGTGCCTCAACCCTGACCTGGAGGGACCACCTCTAGAG GCCTATACCATTCAAGGACAGTATGCCATTCCACAGCCAGAT TTGACCAAGCTCCACCAGTTGGCAATGCAACAGTCTCATTTTCCCATGACGCATGGCAACACCGGATTCAGTG CAGGTTTGGATGCATCTGCTCAGACTACTTCTCATGAACTCACCATTCCAAATGAT TTGATTGGCTGCATAATCGGGCGTCAGGGCGCCAAAATCAATGAGATCCGTCAGATGTCTGGGGCGCAGATCAAAATTGCGAACCCAGTGGAAGGATCTACTGATAGGCAGGTTACCATCACTGGATCTGCTGCCAGCATTAGCCTGGCTCAATATCTAATCAATGTCAG GCTTTCCTCGGAGACGGGTGGCATGGGGAGCAGCTAG
- the PCBP2 gene encoding poly(rC)-binding protein 2 isoform X21, with product MDTGVIEGGLNVTLTIRLLMHGKFSPFQEVGSIIGKKGESVKKMREESGARINISEGNCPERIITLAGPTNAIFKAFAMIIDKLEEDISSSMTNSTAASRPPVTLRLVVPASQCGSLIGKGGCKIKEIRESTGAQVQVAGDMLPNSTERAITIAGIPQSIIECVKQICVVMLESPPKGVTIPYRPKPSSSPVIFAGGQDRYSTGSDSASFPHTTPSMCLNPDLEGPPLEAYTIQGQYAIPQPDLTKLHQLAMQQSHFPMTHGNTGFSGIESSSPEVKGYWAGLDASAQTTSHELTIPNDLIGCIIGRQGAKINEIRQMSGAQIKIANPVEGSTDRQVTITGSAASISLAQYLINVRLSSETGGMGSS from the exons ATGGACACCGGTGTGATTGAAGGTGGATTAAATGTCACTCTCACCATCCGGCTACTTATGCATGGAAAG TTTTCTCCATTTCAGGAAGTTGGCAGTATCATCGGAAAG AAAGGAGAATCGGTTAAGAAGATGCGCGAGGAG AGTGGTGCACGTATCAACATCTCAGAAGGGAATTGTCCTGAGAGAATTATTACTTTGGCTGGACCCACTAATGCCATCTTCAAAGCCTTTGCTATGATCATTGACAAACTGGAAGAG GACATCAGCAGCTCTATGACCAATAGCACAGCTGCCAGTAGACCCCCAGTCACCCTGAGGCTGGTGGTCCCTGCTAGTCAGTGTGGCTCTCTCATTGGGAAAGGTGGTTGCAAGATCAAGGAAATACGAGAG AGTACAGGGGCTCAGGTCCAGGTGGCAGGGGATATGCTCCCCAACTCAACTGAGCGGGCCATCACTATTGCTGGCATTCCGCAATCCATCATTGAGTGTGTGAAACAGATCTGCGTGGTCATGTTGGAG TCCCCCCCGAAGGGCGTGACCATCCCGTACCGGCCCAAGCCGTCCAGTTCTCCAGTCATCTTTGCAGGTGGTCAG GACAGGTACAGCACAGGCAGCGACAGTGCGAGCTTTCCCCACACCACCCCGTCCATGTGCCTCAACCCTGACCTGGAGGGACCACCTCTAGAG GCCTATACCATTCAAGGACAGTATGCCATTCCACAGCCAGAT TTGACCAAGCTCCACCAGTTGGCAATGCAACAGTCTCATTTTCCCATGACGCATGGCAACACCGGATTCAGTG GCATTGAATCCAGCTCTCCAGAGGTGAAAGGCTATTGGg CAGGTTTGGATGCATCTGCTCAGACTACTTCTCATGAACTCACCATTCCAAATGAT TTGATTGGCTGCATAATCGGGCGTCAGGGCGCCAAAATCAATGAGATCCGTCAGATGTCTGGGGCGCAGATCAAAATTGCGAACCCAGTGGAAGGATCTACTGATAGGCAGGTTACCATCACTGGATCTGCTGCCAGCATTAGCCTGGCTCAATATCTAATCAATGTCAG GCTTTCCTCGGAGACGGGTGGCATGGGGAGCAGCTAG